From a single Brassica oleracea var. oleracea cultivar TO1000 chromosome C5, BOL, whole genome shotgun sequence genomic region:
- the LOC106343222 gene encoding pentatricopeptide repeat-containing protein At1g05600: MSVRWPRVLTPTLLSQILKKQKSPVTALRLFDQAKERFPSYNGHNGSVYAAMILILGKSNHHIPEMKYVIEKMKEDSCECKDTVFASAIKTFSNAGRLDDAVSLFKSLHEFNCVNWTLSFDTLMHEMVKEEKLEAACGLFREYCYGWEVSSRINALNLLMKVLCEANRSDLASHVFQEMNYQGCYPDRESYRVLMRGFCQEGKLHDATHLLYSMFWRISQKGSGEDVVVYRMLLDALCDAGEVEEAVEILGKILRKGLKAPKRCYHRIEAGHWEGTSESRERVKRLLTEALIRGAIPSLESYTAMATDLFEEGKVVEGGEVLLAMRRRGFEPTPFIYSAKVKALCKAGKVEEAVSVINKEMMEGRCLPTVAVYNVLIRGLCDEGKSMEAVGYLKEMTKHVSCVANEETYQTLVDGLCGDGKFVEASQVMEEMLIKNFFPGVETYSVLIKGLCGMERRYEAVMWLEEMVSQDMVPESSVWKALAESVCFGAVDVVETIEHLISSKC, from the coding sequence ATGAGCGTTAGATGGCCAAGAGTGTTAACCCCAACGCTTCTTTCCCAAATCCTAAAGAAGCAAAAGAGCCCCGTCACAGCGCTCCGTCTCTTCGACCAAGCGAAAGAGAGGTTCCCTAGCTACAACGGCCACAACGGCTCCGTCTACGCCGCCATGATCCTCATCCTCGGCAAATCCAATCATCACATTCCTGAAATGAAGTATGTCATAGAGAAGATGAAGGAAGACTCTTGCGAGTGTAAAGATACAGTCTTTGCATCGGCTATTAAAACATTCTCAAACGCTGGGAGGCTAGACGACGCCGTTTCTCTCTTCAAGAGCCTCCACGAGTTCAACTGCGTGAACTGGACTCTTTCCTTTGACACTCTTATGCACGAGATGGTTAAAGAAGAGAAGCTCGAAGCCGCTTGTGGCTTATTCAGAGAGTATTGTTACGGGTGGGAGGTGAGTTCGAGAATCAATGCATTGAATCTGCTTATGAAGGTTCTCTGCGAGGCCAACCGCTCTGATCTTGCTTCTCACGTCTTCCAAGAGATGAACTACCAGGGATGTTACCCGGACAGGGAGAGCTACAGGGTTCTGATGAGAGGGTTTTGTCAAGAAGGGAAGCTTCACGACGCCACGCATCTGCTGTACTCCATGTTCTGGAGGATCTCTCAGAAAGGCTCGGGCGAGGACGTTGTGGTTTACAGGATGTTGTTGGACGCGTTGTGTGACGCTGGGGAGGTCGAGGAGGCTGTTGAGATTCTCGGTAAGATTCTGAGGAAAGGACTAAAAGCTCCGAAGAGATGTTACCATCGTATAGAAGCTGGACACTGGGAAGGTACCAGTGAAAGTAGAGAACGAGTGAAACGTTTGTTAACAGAGGCTTTGATCAGAGGAGCTATTCCCAGTTTGGAGAGCTATACCGCCATGGCTACCGATCTTTTCGAGGAAGGGAAGGTTGTTGAAGGTGGAGAAGTGCTTCTCGCGATGCGGAGGAGAGGCTTTGAGCCGACGCCTTTCATCTATAGCGCCAAGGTTAAGGCACTGTGTAAAGCTGGGAAGGTTGAAGAAGCGGTTTCTGTTATCAACAAGGAGATGATGGAAGGTCGTTGCCTACCAACGGTTGCGGTGTACAACGTTCTTATAAGAGGCTTGTGCGACGAGGGAAAATCAATGGAAGCTGTTGGATATCTCAAAGAGATGACTAAGCATGTTTCTTGCGTAGCGAATGAAGAAACGTATCAAACTCTGGTGGATGGTTTGTGTGGGGATGGCAAGTTTGTGGAAGCGAGTCAGGTCATGGAAGAGATGTTGATTAAAAATTTCTTCCCTGGTGTTGAAACTTACAGTGTGTTGATCAAAGGTCTTTGTGGTATGGAGCGGCGGTATGAAGCTGTGATGTGGTTGGAAGAAATGGTTAGTCAGGATATGGTGCCTGAATCTTCTGTGTGGAAAGCTTTGGCTGAGTCTGTTTGCTTTGGGGCTGTTGATGTTGTTGAGACAATTGAGCATCTAATTAGTAGCAAATGTTAA
- the LOC106293760 gene encoding inactive glucose-1-phosphate adenylyltransferase small subunit 2, chloroplastic isoform X1: protein MQIYSSSYSSYSTKLTNLHMIRSSSNHNQERNNYNLKQIFVPNSCPNLSVSNTQQLPLNQSVAAIVFGGGPDSELYPLTKTRSKGAIPIAANYRLIDSVISNCINSDITKIYAITQFNSTSLNSHLTKAYSGFGLGKDRFVEVIAAYQSLEDQGWFQGSADAIRRCLWVFEEFPVTEFLVLPGHHLYRMDYNTLIEDHRRSKADITIVGLSSATDHDSGFGLMEVDSTNLVTKFTINPKKTQQDLISVESRTRSDGTSSCYVPSTGIYVIGREQMVKLLRECLVKAKDMASEIIPGAISHGMKVKAHMFDGYWEDVKSVGAYYRANMESIKSCRFYDKQCPLYTMPRCLPPSSMGEAVITDSIIGDGCILDRCVIRGSVVGMRTRIANEVIIEDSIIVGSNIYEMEEDVRRKGNEKKKEIRIGIGEKSRIRKAIVDKNARIGQNVMIINRDNVEESNREAEGYVIREGIIVILRNAVILDDSII, encoded by the exons ATGCAGATCTATTCTTCTTCTTACTCTTCATATTCCACCAAATTAACCAATCTTCATATGATAAGATCGAGTAGCAATCATAACCAAGAGAGAAATAACTATAACTTGAAGCAGATCTTCGTTCCAAACTCATGCCCTAACCTCTCTGTTTCAAACACTCAACAGCTTCCTTTGAACCAAAGTGTTGCTGCCATTGTGTTCGGAGGAGGACCAGACTCTGAGCTTTATCCACTGACCAAAACGAGATCCAAAGGTGCTATTCCCATTGCAGCAAACTACAGGCTTATCGATTCAGTCATCAGCAACTGCATCAACAGTGACATCACCAAGATCTACGCAATCACTCAGTTTAATTCAACTTCTCTCAATTCACATCTCACTAAAGCTTACAGTGGATTTGGACTCGGGAAAGACCGGTTCGTTGAAGTCATTGCAGCCTATCAGAGCCTTGAAGATCAAGGATGGTTTCAG GGATCTGCTGATGCGATTAGAAGGTGCTTGTGGGTATTCGAGGAGTTCCCAGTGACAGAGTTCTTGGTTCTTCCAGGACATCATCTCTATAGAATGGACTACAATACGCTCATAGAAGATCATAGAAGAAGCAAAGCTGATATAACAATTGTTGGGCTAAGCTCTGCTACAGACCATGACTCTGGTTTTGGTTTAATGGAAGTTGATTCCACTAATCTCGTCACTAAGTTCACTATCAATCCCAAGAAAACTCAACAAGATTTAATCTCC GTTGAGAGCAGAACAAGAAGTGATGGAACATCTTCTTGCTATGTTCCAAGCACAGGGATTTACGTGATCGGTCGAGAACAGATGGTGAAGCTTTTGAGAGAATGTTTGGTAAAAGCGAAAGACATGGCCAGTGAGATCATTCCCGGTGCTATCTCTCATGGAATGAAG GTGAAAGCTCATATGTTTGATGGATATTGGGAAGATGTGAAGAGCGTTGGAGCTTACTATAGAGCTAACATGGAGAGTATTAAGAG TTGCAGATTCTACGACAAACAATGTCCTCTTTACACAATGCCTCGGTGTTTGCCTCCAAGCTCCATGGGAGAAGCTGTAATAACCGACAGTATCATCGGAGACGGTTGCATTCTCGAT AGATGTGTCATCAGAGGATCGGTGGTGGGAATGAGGACAAGAATCGCAAATGAAGTGATTATAGAAGATTCAATCATCGTTGGTTCTAACATCTATGAG ATGGAAGAAGACGTGAGAAGAAAAGGGAATGAAAAGAAGAAAGAGATTCGAATAGGGATTGGTGAAAAGAGTCGAATAAGAAAAGCCATTGTAGATAAAAATGCAAGGATTGGTCAAAACGTTATG ATTATCAATAGAGACAATGTTGAAGAAAGTAACAGAGAAGCTGAAGGATATGTTATAAGAGAAGGAATCATTGTCATACTTCGAAACGCAGTCATCCTAGACGACTCCATCATCTAA
- the LOC106293760 gene encoding inactive glucose-1-phosphate adenylyltransferase small subunit 2, chloroplastic isoform X2 has translation MQIYSSSYSSYSTKLTNLHMIRSSSNHNQERNNYNLKQIFVPNSCPNLSVSNTQQLPLNQSVAAIVFGGGPDSELYPLTKTRSKGAIPIAANYRLIDSVISNCINSDITKIYAITQFNSTSLNSHLTKAYSGFGLGKDRFVEVIAAYQSLEDQGWFQGSADAIRRCLWVFEEFPVTEFLVLPGHHLYRMDYNTLIEDHRRSKADITIVGLSSATDHDSGFGLMEVDSTNLVTKFTINPKKTQQDLISVESRTRSDGTSSCYVPSTGIYVIGREQMVKLLRECLVKAKDMASEIIPGAISHGMKVKAHMFDGYWEDVKSVGAYYRANMESIKRFYDKQCPLYTMPRCLPPSSMGEAVITDSIIGDGCILDRCVIRGSVVGMRTRIANEVIIEDSIIVGSNIYEMEEDVRRKGNEKKKEIRIGIGEKSRIRKAIVDKNARIGQNVMIINRDNVEESNREAEGYVIREGIIVILRNAVILDDSII, from the exons ATGCAGATCTATTCTTCTTCTTACTCTTCATATTCCACCAAATTAACCAATCTTCATATGATAAGATCGAGTAGCAATCATAACCAAGAGAGAAATAACTATAACTTGAAGCAGATCTTCGTTCCAAACTCATGCCCTAACCTCTCTGTTTCAAACACTCAACAGCTTCCTTTGAACCAAAGTGTTGCTGCCATTGTGTTCGGAGGAGGACCAGACTCTGAGCTTTATCCACTGACCAAAACGAGATCCAAAGGTGCTATTCCCATTGCAGCAAACTACAGGCTTATCGATTCAGTCATCAGCAACTGCATCAACAGTGACATCACCAAGATCTACGCAATCACTCAGTTTAATTCAACTTCTCTCAATTCACATCTCACTAAAGCTTACAGTGGATTTGGACTCGGGAAAGACCGGTTCGTTGAAGTCATTGCAGCCTATCAGAGCCTTGAAGATCAAGGATGGTTTCAG GGATCTGCTGATGCGATTAGAAGGTGCTTGTGGGTATTCGAGGAGTTCCCAGTGACAGAGTTCTTGGTTCTTCCAGGACATCATCTCTATAGAATGGACTACAATACGCTCATAGAAGATCATAGAAGAAGCAAAGCTGATATAACAATTGTTGGGCTAAGCTCTGCTACAGACCATGACTCTGGTTTTGGTTTAATGGAAGTTGATTCCACTAATCTCGTCACTAAGTTCACTATCAATCCCAAGAAAACTCAACAAGATTTAATCTCC GTTGAGAGCAGAACAAGAAGTGATGGAACATCTTCTTGCTATGTTCCAAGCACAGGGATTTACGTGATCGGTCGAGAACAGATGGTGAAGCTTTTGAGAGAATGTTTGGTAAAAGCGAAAGACATGGCCAGTGAGATCATTCCCGGTGCTATCTCTCATGGAATGAAG GTGAAAGCTCATATGTTTGATGGATATTGGGAAGATGTGAAGAGCGTTGGAGCTTACTATAGAGCTAACATGGAGAGTATTAAGAG ATTCTACGACAAACAATGTCCTCTTTACACAATGCCTCGGTGTTTGCCTCCAAGCTCCATGGGAGAAGCTGTAATAACCGACAGTATCATCGGAGACGGTTGCATTCTCGAT AGATGTGTCATCAGAGGATCGGTGGTGGGAATGAGGACAAGAATCGCAAATGAAGTGATTATAGAAGATTCAATCATCGTTGGTTCTAACATCTATGAG ATGGAAGAAGACGTGAGAAGAAAAGGGAATGAAAAGAAGAAAGAGATTCGAATAGGGATTGGTGAAAAGAGTCGAATAAGAAAAGCCATTGTAGATAAAAATGCAAGGATTGGTCAAAACGTTATG ATTATCAATAGAGACAATGTTGAAGAAAGTAACAGAGAAGCTGAAGGATATGTTATAAGAGAAGGAATCATTGTCATACTTCGAAACGCAGTCATCCTAGACGACTCCATCATCTAA
- the LOC106344247 gene encoding B3 domain-containing protein At2g24670-like, with protein sequence MELTIIPKTEDCKVSRCLDVGTKSKMPYWLDKFIRDNIGVGPKMIIEKSLTATDLNPNNGRLSMPPSQIVDEDFVTEVEKTIKEKGLSGKGLDATIIDCKLCRWEVNLRIWDMSGRPIYNLLTGWNQVVKDINLQEKDNIRLWSFHSNGKLYFALILLPPSTDSGKPKP encoded by the coding sequence ATGGAGTTAACGATTATTCCTAAAACTGAAGACTGCAAGGTTAGTCGTTGTTTGGACGTGGGAACGAAATCGAAGATGCCGTATTGGCTGGATAAGTTTATAAGAGACAATATCGGAGTCGGACCAAAGATGATCATAGAGAAGAGTCTGACTGCTACTGATCTCAATCCAAATAACGGACGTCTCTCAATGCCACCTAGTCAAATCGTTGATGAAGATTTCGTGACTGAAGTAGAGAAAACGATCAAAGAAAAGGGGCTTAGCGGGAAAGGCTTAGACGCAACTATTATTGATTGCAAGCTGTGTAGATGGGAGGTGAATCTGAGGATATGGGACATGAGCGGTCGTCCTATTTATAATTTGCTTACAGGGTGGAATCAAGTGGTCAAAGATATAAACCTTCAAGAAAAAGATAACATTCGCCTCTGGTCTTTTCACTCTAATGGCAAACTCTATTTTGCTCTCATCCTTCTTCCGCCATCCACTGATTCAGGCAAACCTAAACCGTGA